A single genomic interval of Brevundimonas diminuta harbors:
- a CDS encoding aspartyl protease family protein, with the protein MKGVRALIDTGAGGDCIDDDLAQSLGLPVTDEGEISGVGGRHHAYIYTARIWVPHLDRLLFQPFTGVKLRQGEQWHQVILGRGFLRPYRLVYDGVSGQVELVDSK; encoded by the coding sequence ATGAAAGGCGTTCGTGCGCTCATCGATACAGGGGCAGGGGGCGATTGTATCGATGACGATCTCGCGCAGTCTCTTGGGCTTCCTGTGACTGATGAAGGCGAGATTAGCGGGGTCGGCGGTCGTCACCACGCATACATCTACACCGCGCGAATTTGGGTGCCTCATCTCGACCGTCTGCTCTTCCAACCCTTCACAGGGGTCAAGCTGAGACAGGGCGAGCAGTGGCATCAAGTCATTCTCGGGCGAGGTTTTCTACGCCCCTATCGCTTGGTCTATGACGGGGTAAGTGGGCAAGTAGAGCTCGTTGATAGCAAGTAG
- a CDS encoding GreA/GreB family elongation factor, whose amino-acid sequence MRRSVRPCRAVFRPYATRTFAMTKIRSKAIRKPRLLITTQDHAILAAMIGSAPTSAAAMLLEDELDRAVMVDETSDTRPFCRIGSWVTYEDHSSGQIREIRLVLPAEADIDKRWVSILSLVGASLLGLAVGAEFGWIDDKGRPHRLKVLDVVNSHDAHAC is encoded by the coding sequence ATGCGCCGCTCGGTGCGGCCGTGCCGTGCCGTGTTCCGGCCGTACGCGACAAGGACGTTCGCCATGACAAAGATTCGGTCAAAAGCGATCAGAAAGCCCCGGCTCCTGATCACCACCCAAGACCACGCAATCCTCGCTGCGATGATCGGCAGCGCGCCGACCTCGGCCGCGGCGATGCTACTCGAGGATGAGCTCGACCGGGCTGTGATGGTCGACGAGACGTCGGACACGCGACCCTTCTGCCGGATCGGCAGCTGGGTCACATACGAGGATCACAGCAGCGGTCAAATCCGTGAAATTCGGCTGGTCCTGCCGGCGGAGGCCGATATCGACAAGCGCTGGGTTTCGATCCTCAGCTTGGTCGGCGCTTCCCTGCTCGGCCTAGCTGTCGGGGCCGAGTTCGGCTGGATCGACGACAAGGGCCGACCGCACCGGTTGAAGGTTCTGGACGTGGTGAATTCTCATGACGCGCATGCGTGCTAG
- a CDS encoding IS5 family transposase (programmed frameshift) — MSDLYWLTGEQMARLEPFFPKSHGKPRADDRRVLSGIIFVNRNGLRWRDAPAAYGPHKTLYNRWKRWSEAGVFIRMMEGLSGAQTERRTVMIDATYLKAHRTASSLRGKKGGLGRLIGRTKGGMNTKLHAVTDANGRPISLFMTAGQVSDYIGAAALLDSLPRAQWLLGDRGYDADWFRDALQAKGITPCIPGRKTRTEPIRYDKRRYKRRNRIEIMFGRLRDWRRVATRYDRCPTVFLSAIALAATVLFWL, encoded by the exons ATGAGCGATCTGTATTGGCTGACGGGCGAGCAGATGGCTCGGCTGGAGCCCTTCTTCCCCAAGAGCCACGGCAAGCCGCGGGCGGATGACCGCCGGGTGCTGAGCGGGATCATCTTCGTCAACCGCAACGGCCTGCGCTGGCGAGATGCGCCGGCGGCCTACGGGCCGCACAAGACCCTCTACAACCGCTGGAAGCGATGGAGTGAGGCTGGCGTCTTCATCCGGATGATGGAAGGCCTGTCCGGGGCTCAGACCGAACGCCGCACGGTCATGATCGACGCGACCTATCTGAAGGCGCACCGCACGGCTTCGAGCCTGCGGG GTAAAAAAGGGGGTCTCGGGCGACTGATCGGACGCACGAAAGGCGGCATGAACACCAAGCTTCACGCCGTGACCGATGCGAACGGAAGGCCCATCAGCCTCTTCATGACAGCGGGTCAGGTCAGCGACTACATCGGCGCTGCCGCTCTCCTGGACAGCCTGCCCCGCGCCCAGTGGCTTCTGGGAGACCGAGGCTACGACGCCGACTGGTTCCGGGACGCCTTGCAGGCCAAGGGGATCACGCCGTGCATCCCAGGCCGCAAAACCCGCACCGAACCCATCCGCTACGACAAGCGACGCTACAAGCGGCGAAACCGGATCGAAATCATGTTTGGACGCCTGAGAGACTGGCGCCGGGTCGCCACCCGCTACGATCGCTGTCCGACCGTCTTCCTGTCCGCCATAGCCCTCGCCGCTACCGTGCTGTTCT
- a CDS encoding P27 family phage terminase small subunit: MYSVGSQGQLIIHPAARIQNDAIRLINQTSQRLAIDPTSRKAQSGQPADDDAGEIGGLLA; this comes from the coding sequence ATGTATTCGGTCGGCTCGCAAGGCCAACTGATCATTCATCCGGCCGCTCGCATTCAGAATGATGCGATCCGCCTGATCAACCAGACCAGCCAACGGCTGGCTATCGATCCGACCAGCCGCAAGGCTCAGAGCGGCCAACCGGCTGACGATGACGCGGGTGAGATCGGCGGACTGCTGGCATGA
- a CDS encoding HNH endonuclease, with amino-acid sequence MCGRLAEVVDHIQPHKGDTDLFHDPDNWQALCKQCHDSLKKQIESRGYHNCGDASGFPSDPNHPFNRRGKSSLLAAR; translated from the coding sequence ATGTGCGGACGGCTTGCTGAAGTCGTAGACCATATCCAGCCGCACAAAGGCGACACTGATCTATTTCACGATCCAGACAACTGGCAGGCCTTATGCAAGCAGTGTCACGACAGTCTGAAGAAACAGATCGAAAGCCGTGGCTATCACAACTGCGGTGACGCCAGCGGCTTCCCCTCAGACCCCAACCATCCGTTCAATCGGCGTGGCAAATCCAGCCTATTAGCAGCGCGATGA
- a CDS encoding surface-adhesin E family protein, producing MKIVKFIASAAVALTLAAGSAEAGEWFVVSAGSDLIVGVDRASIRPDPILTRSRKSVWAVFVYRDRTTVGPYQFDYSVVRYSIDCNRMATAIGTLAYYQIGNDRPVNSVSGAGEIFEDSLPDSHAYNISDAACNNNIPGDIAPITTVNDFTEMTHSILQDTRSR from the coding sequence GTGAAGATCGTGAAGTTCATAGCCAGCGCGGCGGTGGCGCTGACGCTGGCGGCTGGCTCTGCTGAAGCGGGCGAATGGTTCGTTGTCAGTGCCGGTAGTGATTTGATTGTAGGAGTGGATCGCGCAAGCATTCGACCGGACCCAATCCTTACGCGGTCCCGGAAATCTGTTTGGGCCGTTTTTGTTTACCGCGACCGCACAACGGTCGGGCCATACCAGTTCGATTATTCCGTAGTAAGATATTCAATTGATTGTAATCGAATGGCAACAGCCATTGGAACTCTGGCCTACTACCAAATAGGTAATGATCGGCCGGTCAATAGCGTAAGCGGTGCAGGTGAGATTTTCGAGGACTCATTACCTGATAGTCACGCCTATAATATCTCCGACGCCGCTTGTAACAACAACATTCCGGGCGACATCGCGCCTATAACGACTGTAAATGATTTCACCGAAATGACTCATAGCATTCTCCAAGACACGCGTAGCCGTTGA